One window of Strix aluco isolate bStrAlu1 chromosome 24, bStrAlu1.hap1, whole genome shotgun sequence genomic DNA carries:
- the HOXB5 gene encoding homeobox protein Hox-B5, whose product MSSYFVNSFSGRYPNGPDYQLLNYGTSSSMNGSYRDSSTMHSSSYGYNYNGMDLSINRSASSSHFGAVGESSRGFPSPAQESRFRQASSCSLSSPDSLPCSNSESHGGKPAPSPSDQATSASTTNTNFTELDETSASSGADEGTPISSSIPRAQAEPIATSTAATEGQAPQIFPWMRKLHISHDMTGPDGKRARTAYTRYQTLELEKEFHFNRYLTRRRRIEIAHALCLSERQIKIWFQNRRMKWKKDNKLKSMSLASAGSAFQP is encoded by the exons ATGAGCTCTTACTTTGTAAACTCGTTCTCAGGGCGCTACCCAAATGGCCCCGACTATCAGTTACTAAATTATGGGACCAGCAGTTCCATGAACGGTTCTTACAGAGATTCAAGCACCATGCATTCCAGCTCTTATGGCTACAACTACAATGGGATGGACCTTAGCATCAACCGCTCAGCCTCCTCTAGTCACTTTGGGGCTGTGGGGGAGAGCTCCCGCGGTTTCCCTTCTCCAGCTCAGGAGAGCAGGTTTAGACAGGCGTCTAGCTGCTCCTTATCTTCTCCCgactccctgccctgctccaacAGCGAGAGCCATGGAGGCAAACCCGCCCCGTCCCCCTCCGACCAAGCTACTTCTGCCAGCACCACCAACACAAATTTCACAGAACTAGACGAGACCAGCGCGTCCTCGGGAGCCGACGAGGGCACTCCAataagcagcagcatcccccgAGCGCAGGCAGAGCCCATCGCAACCTCCACCGCAGCAACAGAAGGGCAGGCACCTCAGATATTCCCTTGGATGAGGAAACTTCACATTAGCCATG ACATGACTGGACCAGACGGGAAGAGGGCGAGGACAGCTTACACTCGCTACCAGACCCTGGAGTTGGAGAAGGAATTCCACTTCAATAGATATCTCACCCGCAGGAGGAGAATAGAGATCGCTCACGCTCTCTGCCTCTCCGAGCGCCAGATCAAAATCTGGTTCCAGAACAGGAGGATGAAATGGAAGAAGGATAATAAACTGAAAAGCATGAGCTTAGCCTCGGCGGGCAGCGCCTTTCAGCCATAA
- the HOXB6 gene encoding homeobox protein Hox-B6, protein MSSYFVNSTFPVSLAAGQEPFLGQIPLYPSGYADPLRHYPSTYGATGVQEKGYTSSPYYQQSNGAYSRSSACDYGAGGFFREKDPACAPPNLDEVPFAPEPRKSDCAQSKTVFGESEEQKCSAPVYPWMQRMNSCNSSSFGPSGRRGRQTYTRYQTLELEKEFHFNRYLTRRRRIEIAHSLCLTERQIKIWFQNRRMKWKKENKLLNSSQLSAEEEEEKTAE, encoded by the exons ATGAGTTCCTATTTTGTCAACTCGACCTTCCCGGTGAGTCTGGCGGCGGGGCAGGAGCCCTTCCTGGGACAGATCCCGCTATATCCCTCGGGCTATGCGGATCCTTTGAGGCACTACCCCAGCACCTATGGAGCCACGGGCGTCCAGGAGAAGGGCTACACCTCCTCTCCTTACTACCAGCAAAGCAACGGAGCCTACAGCCGCAGCTCCGCCTGTGACTATGGGGCCGGCGGGTTTTTCAGGGAGAAGGACCCTGCGTGCGCCCCCCCCAACCTGGACGAGGTGCCCTTCGCCCCCGAGCCGCGCAAGTCGGACTGCGCGCAGAGCAAAACTGTGTTTGGAGAGAGCGAGGAGCAAAAATGTTCCGCCCCGGTTTACCCCTGGATGCAGCGGATGAACTCTTGCAATA GTTCCTCCTTCGGGCCCAGCGGCCGCCGAGGCCGCCAAACCTACACCCGCTACCAGACgctggagctggagaaggaaTTTCACTTCAACCGCTACCTGACCCGGCGCCGGCGGATCGAGATCGCCCACTCCCTCTGCCTGACGGAGCGGCAGATCAAAATCTGGTTCCAGAACCGCAGGATGAAgtggaaaaaagagaataaattgcTCAACTCCTCGCAACTCagcgcggaggaggaggaggagaaaacgGCGGAGtga